In Ctenopharyngodon idella isolate HZGC_01 chromosome 20, HZGC01, whole genome shotgun sequence, the following proteins share a genomic window:
- the nek1 gene encoding serine/threonine-protein kinase Nek1 isoform X4, giving the protein MDKYERLKKIGEGSFGKAILVKSRTDGRQYVIKEIGISRMSNKERQESRKEVAVLANMSHPNIVQYKESFEESGCLYIVMDYCEGGDLFKKINNQRGTLFPEEQILDWFVQICLALKHVHDRKILHRDIKSQNIFLTKDGTVQLGDFGIARVLNSTVELARTCIGTPYYLSPEICENKPYNNKSDIWALGCVLYEMCTLKHAFEAGNMKNLVLKIIRGSYPPVSVHYSQDLRSLLAQLFKRNPRERPSVSAILGKPFLARRIHKFLSPQLIAQEFSHSLHLIQPKMSVAQGAPAKRPAPGPIPISPAQKITKPAAKYGVPLTVRRPSEAVRKVPDAAMKPIKLKQAPPPAAAQRRVSRVEEERRKHEEGVRKKRMEMMERERKQREQMLLLKAAQMKRFEREKLNRINRAREQGWRHVLSSSGGSSPERKFFGGGGIGAPHSPGIGPSPLPGPTHASPYHFGPTPIPAPVPAPSLAPSRAPYDHIHPAAEKTSKPTPKDGAGEGAKFSGDNGRTATDSGTLNDHAGIPVKNVVRKEPRKASFHNEQISKNDYANRFRGQLAAERHKQVEEFLQRKREAMLNKVRAEGQLEYLTRLRQIRLQNFNERQQIKARLRGEKYDSDSDSLESCEEAVLRRKKIEALKAQSKARAAVLKEQLEKKRREAYEREKKAWEDHQLVARGVKVAVGAVGGAAPPAAPPAQPPDSTPQEAASKATPSSRPTTPVISMTAALKDVGAISSGQSSPMKEDSLKPETSSVQSDKKEILRRLNQKVQTTEDDAEKDPTPCSSAPCTTPQPIQPSITEERPSTAGDRKKWEAVAPPLLSVAEQTLEETCATLAVSQVTSPETNAPSSGDRKKWQTDGAPLLSVAQQTLEETSLTTAGQLAEKTAGEVICMDAWQGEGLRKAWAQSPDSEVLKVLEKAELQSFTQKLDPASTCDHTLTESLNPIEESSDATNEAIQVPLPQQCQPASGHTKQEVTCQETVPIIAEVKSQELIPQTPEEIQKTQFGESEEVVDDMESVVLDEATQKTSQQPPTEVMQAWTKDTPISLPAEGRVIQAECTEIPQREEKHLEPADESLFVKLSSSPAHRRTVALAILSAQSSLEDSSSITSRSRSVSPLRSHRHDDALLIGLSTGLFDANNPKMLRTCSLPDLGKVFSVAAETEGAVVPNNNLEIEDLEDKADEQSEPEDVYEDEDLRELRASMERLLQEQRSEEDDDDDDEEEDDGGGSSGSPADEEAAGLNGLANAGDDKCSPEEECFNRMAEEEDDVSHGEEEPEGPVTNGMEVEEDEEQNSNEGQLNEEWQSDDSEEEDDEDLEQQDSIFSRLEELRFHLEQAMGFENFIQAYNKIKAIHEDEDENIAMGSSMVQSILGTEHQHLYPKILHLVMADGAYQEDNDE; this is encoded by the exons ATGGATAAATATGAAAGGTTGAAGAAGATTGGGGAGGGATCCTTTGGGAAAGCCATCCTGGTCAAGTCAAGGACAGATGGCCGACAATATGTTATCAAGGAGATTGGCATCTCCAGG ATGTCGAACAAAGAAAGACAAGAATCGCGTAAAGAGGTGGCAGTTCTGGCTAACATGAGCCATCCAAACATCGTCCAGTACAAGGAATCCTTTGAAG AGAGTGGTTGTTTGTATATAGTAATGGACTACTGTGAGGGAGGAGACCTGTTTAAGAAGATCAATAATCAGAGAGGGACTCTATTCCCTGAGGAACAG ATTCTTGACTGGTTTGTGCAGATCTGCCTGGCTCTGAAACATGTACATGACCGCAAAATCCTACACAGGGACATCAAGTCACAG AATATTTTTCTGACCAAAGATGGTACCGTACAGCTGGGTGACTTTGGAATCGCTAGAGTTTTGAACAg CACCGTGGAGTTGGCGAGGACATGTATCGGCACACCTTACTACCTGTCACCAGAGATATGTGAAAATAAACCATACAACAACAAGAG TGATATCTGGGCCCTGGGATGTGTCCTATATGAAATGTGCACGCTTAAGCATGCA TTTGAGGCCGGAAATATGAAGAACCTGGTGCTGAAAATCATCCGTGGTTCGTACCCGCCTGTTTCCGTGCATTACTCCCAAGATTTGCGCTCTCTCCTGGCCCAGCTGTTCAAGCGCAACCCTCGGGAGAGACCCTCTGTCTCAGCCATTTTGGGCAAGCCTTTTCTTGCTCGCAGGATTCACAAGTTTCTCAGCCCTCAG CTTATTGCTCAGGAATTCAGCCACTCACTTCACCTTATTCAGCCTAAAATGAGTGTGGCCCAGGGAGCACCAG CCAAACGCCCTGCCCCAGGCCCCATCCCCATTTCCCCAGCTCAGAAAATCACCAAGCCAGCAGCAAAATATGGAGTGCCTTTAACAGTCCGGAGACCATCTGAAGCTGTCAGGAAGGTCCCAGATGCAGCAATGAAACCAATCAAACTCAAGCAG GCTCCCCCTCCTGCAGCAGCTCAGAGAAGAGTGAGTCGAGtggaggaggagaggaggaaGCATGAG GAAGGAGTGAGGAAGAAACGGATGGAGATGATGGAGAGGGAAAGGAAACAAAGAGAACAG ATGTTGTTATTGAAGGCTGCTCAGATGAAGAGATTTGAGAGGGAAAAG CTCAACCGAATCAACCGGGCTCGGGAGCAGGGCTGGAGACATGTGCTCAGTTCTAGTGGAGGCAGCAGTCCTGAGCGGAAG TTTTTTGGAGGTGGAGGCATTGGAGCACCACATTCCCCTGGAATAGGCCCCTCCCCTTTGCCTGGTCCCACCCATGCCTCACCTTATCACTTTGGCCCCACCCCTATTCCGGCTCCTGTTCCTGCTCCTTCTTTAGCTCCAAGCAGAGCACCATATGACCACATCCACCCAGCAGCTGAAAAAACATCCAAACCTACACCTAAAGATGGTGCTGGAGAAGGAGCCAAGTTTTCAGGAGACAATGGCAG GACTGCTACAGACTCAGGGACGCTGAATGATCATGCCGGCATCCCTGTTAAGAATGTTGTCAGGAAAGAACCACGTAAAGCAAGTTTCCATAACGAGCAGATTTCAAAGAACGACTATGCCAATAG GTTTCGAGGTCAGCTGGCGGCAGAGAGGCATAAGCAGGTGGAAGAGTTTCTACAGCGGAAAAGAGAAGCCATGCTGAATAAAGTCCGTGCAGAAGGACAGCTG GAGTACTTGACAAGATTACGACAGATCAGACTACAGAACTTTAATGAACGTCAGCAGATCAAAGCTCGTCTCAGAGGAGAAAAG TATGACAGTGACTCAGACAGTCTGGAATCATGTGAAGAGGCAGTGCTCAGGAGGAAGAAGATTGAGGCTTTGAAG GCCCAGTCGAAGGCTCGTGCTGCTGTACTCAAAGAACAactggagaagaagagaagagaagcatatgagagagagaagaaagcaTGGGAGGATCAT cAGCTTGTTGCACGGGGAGTGAAGGTTGCTGTTGGAGCCGTGGGTGGAGCTGCACCTCCAGCAGCACCCCCCGCTCAGCCACCTGACTCCACCCCTCAGGAAGCTGCTTCCAAAGCCACACCCTCCTCTAGACCCACCACTCCAGTTATCTCCATGACTGCTGCTCTGAAGGATGTGGGCGCG ATTTCATCAGGGCAGAGTTCTCCTATGAAAGAGGACTCCCTTAAACCTGAAACATCAAGTGTACAG agtgacaAGAAGGAAATTCTACGCAGACTCAATCAGAAGGTCCAGACCACTGAGGACGATGCTGAGAAAGATCCTACACCTTGCAGCAGTGCACCATGCACCACTCCTCAACCAATCCAGCCTTCAATCACAGAGGAAAGGCCATCCACAGCTGGAGATAGGAAAAAATGGGAAGCTGTAGCTCCACCCTTACTGTCTGTAGCTGAACAAACTCTGGAGGAGACCTGTGCGACTTTGGCAG TTTCTCAGGTGACATCTCCAGAGACAAATGCTCCGTCTAGTGGAGACAGGAAGAAATGGCAAACTGATGGTGCACCTCTTCTGTCTGTGGCTCAGCAGACACTGGAAGAAACCAGCCTTACAACAGCAGGTCAACTAGCAG AGAAAACAGCCGGTGAAGTCATTTGCATGGATGCTTGGCAGGGGGAGGGTCTAAGGAAGGCTTGGGCGCAGAGTCCAGACTCAGAGGTTCTGAAGGTGTTGGAAAAGGCAGAGCTCCAGTCCTTTACTCAGAAACTAGATCCCGCCAGCACCTGTGACCACACACTGACTG AAAGCCTTAATCCCATTGAAGAGTCGTCAGATGCCACTAATGAAGCCATACAAGTGCCTCTCCCTCAACAATGCCAGCCTGCCAGTGGCCATACCAAACAAGAAGTGACATGTCAGGAGACGGTGCCAATCATAGCAGAGGTTAAAAGTCAGGAACTAATCCCCCAAACACCAGAGGAAATACAAAAGACTCAATTTGGAGAAAGTGAGGAGG TGGTGGATGATATGGAGTCAGTAGTTCTGGATGAAGCCACACAGAAAACCTCACAACAGCCCCCAACAGAAGTAATGCAGGCATGGACAAAAGACACTCCAATTTCTCT GCCAGCAGAGGGCAGAGTAATACAAGCAGAATGCACAGAGATACCGCAAAGAGAGGAGAAACATCTTGAACCTGCAG ATGAGTCTCTGTTTGTGAAGCTAAGTAGTAGTCCAGCTCACAGACGTACAGTAGCATTGGCCATCCTCTCTGCCCAATCCTCATTGGAGGATTCTTCCTCCATCACCTCGCGTTCCCGCTCTGTCTCTCCGCTCCGTTCCCACCGCCATGATGACGCACTCCTCATCGGCCTCTCCACTGGCCTCTTTGATGCAAACAACCCAAAG ATGCTGAGGACATGCTCCTTACCAGATCTTGGTAAAGTGTTCAGTGTTGCTGCAGAAACTGAAGGTGCCGTCGTTCCTAACAACAACCTGGAGATTGAGGATCTGGAGGATAAAGCGGATGAGCAGTCTGAGCCTGAGGA TGTGTATGAGGATGAAGATTTGAGGGAGCTCAGAGCATCTATGGAGAGGCTTCTCCAGGAGCAGCGCAGtgaagaagatgatgatgatgatgacgaagAGGAGGACGATGGTGGAGGATCCAGTGGCAGCCCGGCCGATGAAGAGGCAGCTGGTCTTAATGGGCTGGCTAATGCTGGTGATGACAAATGCAGTCCAGAGGAGGAGTGTTTTAATAGAATGGCTGAGGAAGAGGATGATGTTAGCCATGGTGAGGAAGAGCCAGAAGGGCCAGTTACTAATGGAATGGAGGTTGAGGAAGATGAAGAGCAGAATAGCAATGAAGGCCAGCTCAATGAGGAGTGGCAGTCAG ATGACAGCGAGGAAGAGGACGATGAAGACCTAGAGCAACAGGACAGTATCTTTAGTCGTCTGGAGGAGCTGCGGTTCCATCTAGAGCAGGCCATGGGCTTTGAGAACTTCATCCAAGCCTACAACAAGATCAAG gCGATTCATGAGGATGAAGATGAGAACATTGCAATGGGCTCTAGCATGGTGCAAAGCATTCTGGGAACTGAGCACCAGCACTTGTATCCTAAAATCCTCCATTTGGTGATGGCAGATGGAGCTTACCAAGAAG